Genomic DNA from Nitrospiraceae bacterium:
CCTGGTGCTCGCCGACGCCCGGCGTCCGCTTGTCCATGCGGTAGGGATCGCCGAAGTTCGACTCGTAAATCTGCACCCAGTCGTTCACCGACCACTGGCTGTGGACCCGGTGGCGGGTCTTCGGAGTGACACAGTAGAACTGGTAGCCCTTCTCCCAAAGTGGATTGGAGAATTGCTTCACCTCCGACCACGACAATTTGATGTTCCGCACCGTTTTGTCGTCATGGTGCTGCGCCGTGATCGGAATCCCGTAGTCGTCCGGGCGGACGTAGGGGTTACTCGTCATGATCGCGTTCGGGAGGTAGGGCGTACATTCCGGCCCTTCCCGATGCACGATGAAGTTTTCGCCGTACTCGATCGCCTCCGGTTCGATCCGGTAAGCCTCGAGCCGCCCCGAGCGTGTCCACATCGGCTTGGACTCGTTGGTTTCTTCCCAGAGCGGATGGCGCGGATAGGTGCGGCCCATGACCATCCAGCCCTTTTCGCTCTTCAGCATCACATCGGCCGAGTAGCCGTAGAAGGTGCTGGAGGCATCCAAAATCCGCTGCGCATAGACATCGACGCGGTTCTGGTAGACGAACTGGAATGTGTCGGTCATCCGTTTCTCGCCGGTCATATCGGCCAGCCTGGCCGCCACGCCCGCAAAGGTATCCAGGTCGTTACGCGTGTCATACAGCGGCCGGATGCCGCCTTTCCAAATCTGCAGCCAGGGGTTGGACACCGTGGCCGTCATCTCCGGATAGGTGAACTCCATCCAGCTGTTGCAGGCCATCGCCACATCGGCATGGTTCACATCGGAGGTCATCTCGATATCTTGGGTCACGATCATCTCGATGTTCGGGTCGACGTTCTTCACCATGTCGTAGTGGTGCTTGGAGTTGTTCAGAATGTTCACATTGACGACCCAGCGCAGTTTGCTCGGTGAGGGCATGTGGGTCTTGCCGGTGAAGACTTTGCGGCCGTACTTCGGCGTGTTGACGATCAACGCCGTGTCGCCATGATTCCAGAATCCCGGCTCTTCACCGTAGTAGTACTTCTTGTAGTGCACCTCTTTCCCGTGCGCCTCCGGGGAGAGGTTCAAGCCCCAGGGATCTTCGCCGAGATAGACGCTGCAGCCGGCGCCGGACCACGGTGTCGCATTCCAAATCCCGACTTTGTAATTGCCGGACCAGGTATGGCATCCGGTGCCGAACTTGCCGATATTGCCCGTCAGCATAAGCACCAAGGCCGCCGCCCGCCCCATCGAGGTCATGTGAAAGTAGTGGCAGACGCCTTCACCGTTGTGAATCGCGGCCGGCTTGATCGTGCCCGAATCGCGCGCCCACCGGACGATGAGATCCCTCGGAGCTCGATTGATCTGGTGCACCGTATCCAAGTCGTAGTCCTGGAAGTGGATCAAATACAGTTGGTAGATCGGCATGACGTCGACCTCGCGGCCGTTGAGCAGCTTGACGCGAAAACTTCCCGTCAGCGCCGGATCGATTCCGGATTCAGTGAAGTGAAACCCGACCTGTTCACGATGCAACGGAACCGCCTTGCCCTTCCCCAAATCCCACACCATCATCCCGCCGAGCCGTTGAACCTGATCGGCGTTCAGTCCCTGCACCTTGCCGGAGTAGGACCTTGCGAAATCCGGCAAACGATAATCTTTGACCACATCGCGCGGATCGAGGTATTGGAGGGTGTCGGTCCGCACGAGCAAGGGCATGTCCGTGAAGCCCTTGATGAAATCGATGTCCTGCATGTTTTCATCGACGATGATCTTGCTCGCCCCCAAGAACAGGGCGCCGTCCGTTTCCGGCCGCACGGGGATCCAATAGTCCGCGCGGCTCGCCGTCGGGTTGTATTCCGGCGTGATGACGACCAACCGCGCACCCCGCTCCATACACTCGAGCTTCCAGTGCGCTTCCGGCATCTTGTTCTCGACGAAGTTTTTGCCCCAGCTCGTATTCAGTTTGGAGAAACGCATGTCATTGAGATCGATGTCGCAATTCTGCGTGCCGTTCCACCAAGGCTGCGACGGGTCCTGGTCCCCGTGCCAGGTGTAATTGTTCCAGTACCGTCCCCCTTGCGCTTGGTCAGGTCCGACTTTTCTGATCCAACTGTCCAGCAACGGAAGAATGCAGTTGTTCAGGCGTGTGTTCCCGTGTTTGCCCAACAGCCCGAGAATCGGCATGCCCGCGCGGTGCTTGAACGTCCTCACGCCCGCGCCCTTCATCATCTCGATCATTTCCGGGGCGTAGCCCTGCTCGCGCAACCGCCGCGCGCCGGACTCCCCGCTGTAGCGCGTCCCGATCAGGATCATGCCCTTGGCGATATAGGTAAACGCCGTGTCCCATGACACCCGCTGCATGTCATCGAGAAAGCGGGCGTTGAATTTATACTTGGACTTGGTCTCCGGCGTGAGTTCCGGCGCGCCATCATCCATCCACTGCCTCCAGCCTTTCCGCATCAAGGGTCCCTTCAATCGATAGGGGCCGTAGACGCGGCGGTGGAAGGTGAAGCCCTTCAAGCACATGCGCGGATTATGGGCGAACGTCCCACGGTTGCCGTAGAGATCTTCATAGGTCTGGTGGTCGTAGTTCTGCTCCACCCGCATGACCACACCGTTGCGGACAAAGGCTCTGATCCGGCAGGCGTGGGTGTCATTGGGCGAACAGACCCACGTAAACGACGAGTCATACCGATACTGGTCGTGGTACACACGCTCCCACGACCGATCCGGATATTCCCCGAGAGGATTGCCGACTTCGACGACCGGCTGCAGAGCGGTCAAGGCCAAGGCCCTGTCGGCAATGGCCGCCGCCGCCACCGTCCCCGCCGAAATCTTGAGGAACTGTCTGCGGGAAAACTGCATCATAGGAACCTCCTCATAAAAGAACAGCATGACAACGCGGCATCGTGACGCTCACGACGCCGAACGACACCCGGCGCAGCGCTACGACGGGCTCGCCAATCACTCGCTGATGCGGATCGTCACAGAGCTGCCGACGCCCGCATGTGCAGCAGCGCCGGTCCCTGGTCGGATTCCGATCCGAATGGGCCGCCGCCCTCTTCTGCAGACCTCATGCCCAAAAGAATAATTTCCGAGGGAATCCTTCAAGCGCTTGAAAACACTTGCGTTGGCTTTCGACAGCCGACGCCGGGCTCAACGCGATCATCCGATTCCCACGGCACGTCGCGGGAAATCGACCGCGAGCCACCACGGCATATCGTGGGTGAGCACCGCGCGAAGGGGAACGTGGCGTGCTACGGAGATCGGAACGAGGGGGAACGGGAAGGCGCTGAATGTCGGGAAGCCGCCAAGGAGGGATTACGAAACGATCGAACTTGCTCGACGGGCGGGACGGCGGATCGCGAGTTTGTGCATGCGACTGCGCAGCGTGCTCGGAGCGAGTCCCAGGTGAGCCGCGGCGCCTTCTGAGCCTTCGATCTTCCAATCGGCTATCGTCAACGCGCGAAGAATGTGCCGGCGTTCCTCGTCTTCGAGCGTGTTGACGCGCTTCGCAACGAGTGTGTGCCCGGCAGGCCGCAAGCCCAACATGGCCGGATCCACTCGCAGCAATCGCTCATGACAGAGGATCAAGGCGCGTTCGACCAGATTTTCCAACTCCCTGACATTGCCGGGCCAGCCGTATTGAACCAAGCGATCCATCGACTCCGGCTCAAAATCTCCACAGCAACGCTTGAGGCGCCTGGCATGCTCGCGCAAGAAATGCCGGGCGAGAAGAGGGATATCCTCCGGACGTTCGCGCAAGGGAGGTAGATACAGCGGAAATACGTTCAACCGATAGAACAGGTCGCTGCGAAACCGACCCTGCTCGATCCCCGCCGCCAAATCGGCATTGGTCGCCGCGATGATCCGTACGTCGACCGGAACCGGCTTGCTGCCGCCCACCGGATCGATGAACCCATCCTGCAACACACGCAACAACTTGACCTGCGCGTCGAGCGGCATTTCTCCGATTTCGTCCAGAAACAGAGTCCCCCCGTCCGCGAGTTCGAACCGTCCGACTCGGCGATGGTCGGCCCCGGTAAACGCCCCTCGCTCATGGCCGAACAGTTCGCTCTCGATGAGCCCGGACGGCAACGCTGCGCAGTTCAGACGGACGAAGGCCCGTTCACGGCGCGGACTCCAGTCATGGATCGCGCGGGCCAGCACTTCCTTCCCCGTACCGGTCTCACCCGAAATCATCACCGCCGCGGTGGTGGGAGCCGATCGGCGGGCCAAATCCACCACATGACCAAAAGCCTGACTGCGCCACACCATGTCGTGGTGCTGCGCGGACTTGAGCTCTTCCGACAAATACACGTTCTCGCGCGCCAACTGGTCTCGGAGCCGGTTGATCTCTTCGTATGCGCGAACATGGGCGATCGCAAGCCCGATCTGCGTCGCGACCTGCTGAAGAAATTCCAGCACGGCTGGATCAGGTTGACCGGTCTCCACGCTCCCGATATTCAACGTGCCGAGACAGGCGTCTTGCACCACCATCGGCAGGTTGATCATGCGGCCGAGCCCTTCCTCGAGGTAGCAGTCGTCCTCTAAAAAGACCCGCTGCTCGCGAAGATTGGGTCGCACATGGACACACTGATGATCATAGACCCATCCCACCGCGCTGCGCGCATGGGGAATGCAGGCATCGCGTCTGAGCACAACCCGCGACAGATTAGTTTCAACTGCGTAGAACTTGAAGGCGTCGGAGTCGGAATCGTAGACGGTCACGCCCGCGCGTTCCCATCGAATGATGTGCGCGAGTTGATCGGTAATGGCGCGGAACAAACTCGTGCTGTCGCGCTGAGAATTCAGCTCGTTGGTCACCGACAACAGCGTGCGATAATTCAAATCAACGCTATTCATCGTTCTGCCCCGACGACCGCAATGTGGCAACTCGGGCGGCGACTGCCGGACCGCGCAGGAACCGGCCCAGGTGGATCACATCTTAGGACCGGCCAACGAGCCTAATCCAGTTGGTTGACCTCCGTACGAGCAAGCGCAGATGCGCATCGGCCTACCCATTGCGAGGGACCCTTCCGTCACGAGGAGGTGCCGGCCGATGCGGAGAGCGAAGGGAAAACGGACGGGCGATCAGCGGAGCGGAGCGAGCGGGCGTCCCGATCTCGTGTCTTCGCCTGATCGAAGTCGGGCCGGACTCCGTCCACCTTCAGGCCCCACCAGGCCGGAGCCCGGTCCGATCGAGGGCGACAATGGAAAGGACGAGGAACCGAGATCCGGACTTCTTTGCGGAATGATCGAGGACGAGGGCCGATGGTCGCGCCGCAGATCGCGCCCCGGAGCAACGGTAGCGTGATGCGAGGACAATCCCGAGTCGCCGCCGGAACGGAACCGGTTGACGTCGCTCATGAGGTCGTCCGCCGCCAGTCCCACAGCCTCATCCCGAGGCTCGATGACCAGGTTCGCCGCCATGACTTCCTCCGCCAGAGATTCGGCGGAGGGCAACTCGTCGGCATACACATCGGTTTCATACTCCGCCGTCGATGGGGTAGCCAGGGACGACCAGACCGACTGCCCGCCCTCGGAGACGTTGATCTTGGTCACGGTCGAAAGCCCGGGTCTCACGGGATGTTCGCGGATTTCATCTTGCGGCAATGCGATCCGCACCGGGACGCGCTCCACAATATGAATGAAGTTTCCGGTCGAATTGTCGGGCGGCAACAGCGCAAACGCACTCCCTGTCCCCGGAACTAACCCTTCGACCGTGCCATGATACGTATGCCTGGTGCCATAGAGATCCACACTCACCAGGGCCGGCTGCCCGGGCCTTACATGCTGCAATTCGGTCTCGCGCAGGTTGGCCTCGACCCACAAATGATCGAGCGGCACGATGGTCATGAGCGGCGCACCCGGCTGAACCCGGTCACCGACTTGCGCTTTCCGCTTCGCCACATAGCCCGAGATCGGCGCGCGGATCTGCTGGCGCGTGTATTCGAGATAGGCTTCGATGAGTTGGTGCTTCGCCAGTTCGACGGCCGGATGGGCCATGATCGTCGTTCCGCCGATTTGCGCGTCCAGCGTGTCGAGTTCGGCCTGCGTCTCCCGCCACTCGGCCTCGAGCGCCATGATCTTGTCCGACGTGTTCTCCACGATTTGCTTCGAGACCGCGCCGCTCTGCACGGCGCGCCGGTA
This window encodes:
- a CDS encoding HlyD family secretion protein; its protein translation is MTTTTPTTPSGPVRMHPKEIRAQRNRRLLLVALIALLAAVGYLSYWMSYDRYWLKTDNAYVTGNLVPVAAQATGIITQVLAEETQFVNRGDLVLRLDEHQAYAALGRARGHLGEEVRRIAALFMTRKQLAERLASRVARLELARHDMERYRRAVQSGAVSKQIVENTSDKIMALEAEWRETQAELDTLDAQIGGTTIMAHPAVELAKHQLIEAYLEYTRQQIRAPISGYVAKRKAQVGDRVQPGAPLMTIVPLDHLWVEANLRETELQHVRPGQPALVSVDLYGTRHTYHGTVEGLVPGTGSAFALLPPDNSTGNFIHIVERVPVRIALPQDEIREHPVRPGLSTVTKINVSEGGQSVWSSLATPSTAEYETDVYADELPSAESLAEEVMAANLVIEPRDEAVGLAADDLMSDVNRFRSGGDSGLSSHHATVAPGRDLRRDHRPSSSIIPQRSPDLGSSSFPLSPSIGPGSGLVGPEGGRSPARLRSGEDTRSGRPLAPLR
- a CDS encoding molybdopterin-dependent oxidoreductase; this translates as MMQFSRRQFLKISAGTVAAAAIADRALALTALQPVVEVGNPLGEYPDRSWERVYHDQYRYDSSFTWVCSPNDTHACRIRAFVRNGVVMRVEQNYDHQTYEDLYGNRGTFAHNPRMCLKGFTFHRRVYGPYRLKGPLMRKGWRQWMDDGAPELTPETKSKYKFNARFLDDMQRVSWDTAFTYIAKGMILIGTRYSGESGARRLREQGYAPEMIEMMKGAGVRTFKHRAGMPILGLLGKHGNTRLNNCILPLLDSWIRKVGPDQAQGGRYWNNYTWHGDQDPSQPWWNGTQNCDIDLNDMRFSKLNTSWGKNFVENKMPEAHWKLECMERGARLVVITPEYNPTASRADYWIPVRPETDGALFLGASKIIVDENMQDIDFIKGFTDMPLLVRTDTLQYLDPRDVVKDYRLPDFARSYSGKVQGLNADQVQRLGGMMVWDLGKGKAVPLHREQVGFHFTESGIDPALTGSFRVKLLNGREVDVMPIYQLYLIHFQDYDLDTVHQINRAPRDLIVRWARDSGTIKPAAIHNGEGVCHYFHMTSMGRAAALVLMLTGNIGKFGTGCHTWSGNYKVGIWNATPWSGAGCSVYLGEDPWGLNLSPEAHGKEVHYKKYYYGEEPGFWNHGDTALIVNTPKYGRKVFTGKTHMPSPSKLRWVVNVNILNNSKHHYDMVKNVDPNIEMIVTQDIEMTSDVNHADVAMACNSWMEFTYPEMTATVSNPWLQIWKGGIRPLYDTRNDLDTFAGVAARLADMTGEKRMTDTFQFVYQNRVDVYAQRILDASSTFYGYSADVMLKSEKGWMVMGRTYPRHPLWEETNESKPMWTRSGRLEAYRIEPEAIEYGENFIVHREGPECTPYLPNAIMTSNPYVRPDDYGIPITAQHHDDKTVRNIKLSWSEVKQFSNPLWEKGYQFYCVTPKTRHRVHSQWSVNDWVQIYESNFGDPYRMDKRTPGVGEHQ
- a CDS encoding sigma 54-interacting transcriptional regulator codes for the protein MNSVDLNYRTLLSVTNELNSQRDSTSLFRAITDQLAHIIRWERAGVTVYDSDSDAFKFYAVETNLSRVVLRRDACIPHARSAVGWVYDHQCVHVRPNLREQRVFLEDDCYLEEGLGRMINLPMVVQDACLGTLNIGSVETGQPDPAVLEFLQQVATQIGLAIAHVRAYEEINRLRDQLARENVYLSEELKSAQHHDMVWRSQAFGHVVDLARRSAPTTAAVMISGETGTGKEVLARAIHDWSPRRERAFVRLNCAALPSGLIESELFGHERGAFTGADHRRVGRFELADGGTLFLDEIGEMPLDAQVKLLRVLQDGFIDPVGGSKPVPVDVRIIAATNADLAAGIEQGRFRSDLFYRLNVFPLYLPPLRERPEDIPLLARHFLREHARRLKRCCGDFEPESMDRLVQYGWPGNVRELENLVERALILCHERLLRVDPAMLGLRPAGHTLVAKRVNTLEDEERRHILRALTIADWKIEGSEGAAAHLGLAPSTLRSRMHKLAIRRPARRASSIVS